DNA from Bacillota bacterium:
TGGCGATGAACTTGCCGCTCTCGATTGCCAGCTTCCACTCGTCGGGTTCTACATCCTCGATGTAACGTTCGCCCGCGGCAATGGCGTCGATCTTGCGTTTATCGATATCGAAACCGATAACAGGATAACCTGCCACAGCGGCACCGACCGCCATCGGCAGCCCGACGTAGCCCAGACCAATGACGCCCACCTTAGCCGTACGAGACTGTATCCGTTGCCGAAGCTGTTGCATGACCGAAAACCTCCCTCATTCCTGCGCGGGACTTTCTCCCCCACGCTGCGCGTACCACTGCGTGGCAAACTGCTGATACTCCTTTTTCTGCTTGATTTCCTGCCACCAGTCGCGGTGCGTGCGGTACCAATCAATCGTATGACGCAAGCCCTTGTCAAAGTCCCAGCGTGGCGACCACCCCAGCGCACGCAGCTTCGCCGTATCCACCGCATAACGCCGGTCGTGCCCCGGACGGTCCGCGACCTGCTGGATGAGCGACTGTGGCTTGCCCAGTATCTCTACTATCTTTTCGGCAACCAAGCGGTTTTTCAACAGGTTGCCCGCGCCGATATTATACGCCTCACCCGCCCTGCCGTGATGCAGCACCACATCGATTCCCGCGCAGTGGTCCTCGACATAAATCCAGTCGCGCACTTGAGAGCCGTCGCCATACAGCGGCAGGGGACGGTCTTCCAGCGCGTTGGTGATGAACAGCGGCATCATCTTCTCCGGATACTGGTTGGGTCCGTAGGTGTTAGAACCCCGCGTGACCACCACGTCTATTCCGTACGTGTGGTAATATGCCTGAGCGAGCAGGTCTGCCGCCGCCTTGCTGGCGGAATATGGACTGCGGGGGCGCATGGGTGCATCCTCACTGGCGAAACCCTCCAGCACCTCGCCGTACACCTCGTCCGTCGATACCTGCAGGAACCGCTTGCCCCCGAACTCGCGGCATGCCTCCAGCAGCACATATACGCCATACACATCCGTCTGCAGGAAGCTGCCTGGGTTCAGGATGGAGCGGTCGACGTGAGTCTCCGCGGCAAAGTTGACTATCCACTCGTGATTGCGCACCAGATTGCGCACAACCACTGCGTCGCGCACATCGCCGTGATAGAACGCGAAGTTCGGACTGCTCATCAGGTCGGCGATGTTGGACAGGTTGCCCGCATAGGTGAGCGCATCCAGCACCGTCACCCGATAGTCCGGATGTTTCGTGAGGAGATAGCGGCAGAAATGACTGCCGATAAAGCCCGCGCCACCC
Protein-coding regions in this window:
- the rfbB gene encoding dTDP-glucose 4,6-dehydratase; its protein translation is MRRVLVTGGAGFIGSHFCRYLLTKHPDYRVTVLDALTYAGNLSNIADLMSSPNFAFYHGDVRDAVVVRNLVRNHEWIVNFAAETHVDRSILNPGSFLQTDVYGVYVLLEACREFGGKRFLQVSTDEVYGEVLEGFASEDAPMRPRSPYSASKAAADLLAQAYYHTYGIDVVVTRGSNTYGPNQYPEKMMPLFITNALEDRPLPLYGDGSQVRDWIYVEDHCAGIDVVLHHGRAGEAYNIGAGNLLKNRLVAEKIVEILGKPQSLIQQVADRPGHDRRYAVDTAKLRALGWSPRWDFDKGLRHTIDWYRTHRDWWQEIKQKKEYQQFATQWYAQRGGESPAQE